From a region of the Phycisphaerales bacterium genome:
- the pyrE gene encoding orotate phosphoribosyltransferase — translation MDRNALARRIAEVALLRGEFTLRSGRKSRYYLDKYLFSTQPDVLRELGRLFAERIEPRSVDRLAGAELGGIPLVTAASLATGLPCIFVRNAKKDYGTAKQIEGTLNAGEKIIIVEDIATTGGQVLEAARALSELGAVVDTIIATIDRQEGARENIEAAGYRFESLFTKADLGIDE, via the coding sequence ATGGATCGCAACGCACTGGCACGGCGGATTGCCGAGGTGGCGCTGCTCCGCGGCGAATTCACGCTGCGCAGCGGGCGCAAGAGCCGCTACTACCTCGACAAGTACCTCTTCTCGACGCAGCCCGACGTGCTGCGCGAACTCGGTCGTCTGTTCGCCGAGCGCATCGAACCTCGCAGCGTCGATCGCCTCGCCGGAGCCGAACTGGGCGGCATCCCGCTGGTGACGGCGGCATCGCTGGCCACCGGCCTGCCGTGCATCTTCGTGCGCAACGCCAAGAAAGACTACGGCACAGCCAAGCAGATCGAGGGCACGCTCAACGCCGGTGAGAAAATCATCATCGTCGAAGATATCGCCACGACCGGCGGGCAGGTGCTCGAGGCAGCCAGGGCGTTGAGCGAACTGGGCGCTGTAGTGGACACCATCATCGCCACCATCGACCGCCAGGAAGGCGCTCGCGAGAACATCGAAGCCGCGGGCTACCGCTTCGAGAGCCTGTTCACCAAAGCAGACCTCGGGATCGACGAGTAG
- a CDS encoding bifunctional oligoribonuclease/PAP phosphatase NrnA has translation MTSKYESNVELHTIADRISRAGRIAITTHVKPDGDAIGSTIALARAVERLGKRAEVWYSGPVMDVFKRLIAPTAISVVAESVQPGDEIDLILVTDTGARSQLNELGGWLERHREKICIIDHHIQGDADLSDCRFVRADACAASEIAIDLIDALGVEVDRAIAEPLYLGIATDTGWFRFSNTTAATFRHAARLVQAGIDHAALFRAIEQTDPPSRLRLLARALTSLEIVAAGRVAVLTLRKADYEAAGATPDDSHGFSDLPLSVESVEVACVIAETNGGSVKLSLRSKPGPDAIDVNQVARQFGGGGHARASGAKMDGPMDAARLRVVAALDRL, from the coding sequence ATGACATCGAAGTACGAATCCAACGTCGAACTGCACACGATCGCCGATCGAATCAGCCGGGCCGGGCGCATCGCCATCACGACGCACGTCAAGCCGGACGGCGACGCCATCGGCTCGACCATTGCCCTGGCGCGGGCGGTGGAGCGGCTCGGAAAGCGCGCTGAGGTGTGGTACAGCGGCCCGGTGATGGATGTGTTCAAACGGCTCATCGCGCCGACGGCCATCAGCGTCGTGGCCGAGTCGGTCCAGCCGGGTGACGAGATTGATCTCATCCTCGTGACCGACACCGGCGCACGCTCGCAACTCAATGAGCTCGGCGGTTGGCTGGAGCGACACCGCGAGAAGATCTGCATCATCGATCACCACATCCAGGGCGACGCCGATCTCTCGGATTGCCGATTCGTGCGCGCCGACGCGTGCGCCGCCAGCGAGATTGCGATCGATCTGATTGACGCACTGGGCGTGGAGGTGGATCGGGCGATCGCCGAGCCGCTCTATCTCGGGATCGCGACCGACACTGGCTGGTTCCGATTCTCCAATACCACGGCTGCGACGTTCCGCCACGCGGCACGGCTGGTGCAGGCGGGCATCGATCATGCGGCTCTGTTCCGCGCCATCGAGCAGACCGACCCGCCGAGCCGACTGCGCCTGCTGGCTCGGGCGCTGACGTCGCTGGAGATCGTGGCGGCGGGCCGCGTGGCGGTTTTGACGCTGCGCAAGGCAGACTATGAGGCCGCCGGGGCCACGCCCGATGACAGCCACGGCTTTTCCGATCTGCCGCTGAGCGTCGAGTCAGTTGAAGTCGCCTGTGTGATCGCCGAGACCAACGGCGGGAGCGTGAAACTCAGTCTGCGCTCCAAGCCCGGCCCGGACGCGATCGACGTGAATCAGGTGGCACGGCAATTCGGCGGTGGGGGGCATGCCCGGGCCTCGGGCGCGAAGATGGACGGACCGATGGACGCCGCCCGGCTGCGCGTCGTTGCGGCCCTCGACCGGCTGTGA
- the ribF gene encoding riboflavin biosynthesis protein RibF, producing MPGRTVVTIGNFDGAHSGHQALIRAARQAAGDAGRIIAMVFDPHPATVLRPDAVPARLTSLPQRTRLLRDLGVDEVVPLEPTPELLGTCPESFIAGVNERQQPAAMVEGPDFRFGKDRAGDVRLLKDLGLALGFEVIIVPPAQAVLSDHTLVTVSSSLVRWLLEHGRVDDARRLLGRPYEVQGEVLRGDQRGRVLGVPTVNLLPETILPADGVYFGRASDPQGQWLPAAINVGAAPTFAGGRRRCEAHLIDGHWPLDTYGWTCTVQFEGFLRNELCFDGVEAVRRQIGRDIDRSRDLLARHALAS from the coding sequence ATGCCCGGCCGGACCGTGGTCACGATCGGTAATTTTGACGGCGCCCATTCGGGGCATCAGGCGCTCATTCGCGCCGCCCGGCAAGCCGCCGGCGACGCCGGGCGAATCATCGCGATGGTCTTCGACCCGCATCCCGCCACGGTGCTGCGGCCTGACGCCGTGCCGGCGCGGCTGACGAGCCTACCGCAGCGGACGCGGCTTCTGCGCGACCTCGGCGTCGATGAAGTCGTCCCCCTGGAGCCCACGCCCGAACTGCTCGGGACTTGCCCTGAATCCTTTATCGCCGGCGTCAACGAGCGCCAGCAGCCCGCGGCGATGGTCGAAGGTCCCGACTTTCGCTTCGGCAAGGACCGGGCCGGAGACGTGCGCCTCCTGAAGGACCTCGGTCTGGCGCTGGGCTTTGAAGTGATCATCGTGCCGCCCGCCCAGGCCGTGCTGAGCGATCACACGCTTGTCACGGTGTCGAGTTCGCTCGTGCGATGGCTGCTCGAGCACGGCCGGGTGGATGACGCGCGGCGTCTGCTGGGCCGGCCGTATGAAGTGCAGGGCGAAGTGCTTCGCGGCGATCAGCGCGGCCGAGTGCTGGGGGTGCCGACGGTGAATCTGCTTCCCGAGACGATCCTCCCGGCCGACGGCGTGTACTTCGGCCGGGCCAGCGACCCGCAGGGGCAGTGGCTGCCCGCGGCGATCAACGTCGGCGCCGCGCCGACCTTTGCCGGCGGCCGGCGCCGCTGCGAAGCGCACCTGATTGACGGCCACTGGCCGCTGGACACCTACGGCTGGACGTGCACGGTCCAGTTTGAGGGCTTTCTGCGCAACGAACTGTGCTTCGACGGCGTTGAGGCGGTGCGCCGCCAGATCGGGCGCGACATCGATCGCAGCCGGGACCTGCTCGCGAGGCACGCACTGGCGTCATGA
- a CDS encoding NAD-glutamate dehydrogenase: MADVQIDREEVIRQLGDGLSQAAEDFVPWFFQQMPETYFRNVDEATRMEHMRAVLALRASGQEPRVRIRSNDGRRVTYVLPRDYPGLLVDLLMYDFGDDLIRSAKLYCSHDAELVIDIFEVGQSQPCDLNQEAVRNTFEKTLALAKQRGEPWTEQSLREHFKLLSEDSVLNCPPARILGHARLYQEVSHSKGSAVVIDNSLYPAHSRIILAVANVPAKRMLIRVANRFKTLSINVDRAYVDAIQAGEEESVVIISAVVQGPDGGQIDPNSLLWQRLHRDLLRLKWLDRETLALGYEHSEVGLGGADILHTYCDLAHQLLVKTNRYYYSRARIREITEKSIELSLMLVNLFRERFDPDNELDDADYELREHKVREHINAAIEDEVTREIFTTILDAITATLKTNYYVVGRYALALRLSPDLMMRVAPRNERPFGIFFIHGRDFNAFHVRFRQTARGGVRVVRPGSDEQFIRETERHFDEVFELGYAQQLKNKDIPEGGAKAVILVRPGQTINRCVRAFADGLLDLITDDEKTQSRIVDHLGVKEWIYLGPDENITPGHINWIVERAAARGYRFPNALMSSKPGAGINHKEYGVTSEGVNVFLEVALKSNGIDPRKQPFTLKITGGPDGDVAGNLIKIVIRDYGSNVRIVGIADGFGCAEDLQGLNHQELLRLVTASKSIAEFDRGRLSPQGALTLVSDPDGSRIRNEMHNRVIADAFVPAGGRPETINVANWKKFLTADGKPSSPIIVEGANLFITGEARRLLFDTGVIIVKDSSANKCGVICSSYEIMASLMISQAEFLEIKSQYVHEVLQRLREVAGLEARLLFEERKRRPTTPLVDLSILLSREIRRVNDALTADYERVAENHPDLVEQCITEHIPPSLLAKAGDRVWTVLPKSYRQEIVCATLASRLIYREGFDYFRDTPDSHLVDLTLAYFRRDRHNRELVEEIKASSLKHAAEIAELLRIGGTRAGLHVAPKI; this comes from the coding sequence ATGGCAGACGTTCAGATCGATCGCGAAGAGGTCATTCGGCAACTGGGCGATGGCTTGAGCCAGGCGGCGGAAGATTTTGTCCCCTGGTTTTTCCAGCAGATGCCCGAAACCTATTTCCGCAACGTGGATGAAGCGACGCGCATGGAGCACATGCGCGCCGTGCTCGCCCTGCGGGCCTCGGGACAGGAGCCACGCGTCCGCATTCGCAGCAACGACGGCCGTCGCGTTACTTACGTCCTGCCGCGCGACTATCCGGGGCTGCTCGTCGATCTGCTCATGTATGACTTCGGCGACGATCTCATTCGCTCGGCCAAACTCTACTGCTCGCATGACGCCGAACTGGTCATCGATATCTTTGAAGTCGGCCAGAGCCAGCCTTGCGACCTGAACCAGGAGGCCGTGCGCAACACTTTTGAAAAGACCCTCGCGCTGGCCAAACAGCGCGGCGAACCCTGGACCGAACAGTCGCTGCGCGAGCATTTCAAACTGCTCTCCGAAGACAGCGTGCTCAACTGCCCGCCGGCGCGCATCCTCGGCCACGCGCGGCTCTACCAGGAAGTGAGCCATTCCAAGGGCAGCGCCGTCGTCATCGACAACAGCCTCTACCCCGCCCACTCGCGCATCATCCTCGCCGTCGCCAACGTGCCGGCCAAGCGCATGCTCATCCGTGTGGCCAACAGGTTCAAGACGCTGAGCATCAACGTCGATCGCGCCTACGTGGACGCCATCCAGGCCGGCGAAGAAGAGTCGGTCGTGATCATCTCCGCAGTCGTGCAGGGGCCCGACGGCGGACAGATCGACCCCAACTCACTGCTCTGGCAGCGCCTGCACCGCGACCTGCTGCGTCTCAAGTGGCTCGATCGCGAGACGCTCGCGCTGGGCTACGAACACTCCGAAGTGGGCCTGGGCGGCGCCGACATCCTGCACACCTACTGCGATCTCGCCCACCAGTTGCTCGTTAAGACGAATCGCTATTACTACAGCCGGGCCCGCATCCGCGAGATCACCGAGAAGAGCATCGAACTGAGCCTCATGCTCGTGAACCTGTTCCGCGAGCGCTTCGATCCCGACAACGAACTCGACGACGCCGACTACGAATTGCGCGAGCACAAGGTGCGCGAGCACATCAACGCGGCGATCGAGGATGAAGTGACGCGCGAGATCTTCACGACGATCCTCGACGCCATCACCGCCACGCTCAAGACGAACTACTACGTCGTCGGACGCTACGCCCTGGCGCTGCGGCTCTCGCCGGACCTCATGATGCGCGTCGCCCCGCGCAACGAAAGGCCCTTTGGCATCTTCTTCATCCACGGCCGCGACTTCAACGCCTTCCACGTCCGCTTCCGGCAGACGGCCCGCGGCGGCGTCCGCGTCGTCCGCCCCGGCAGCGACGAGCAGTTCATCCGCGAGACCGAGCGCCACTTCGACGAAGTGTTCGAACTGGGCTACGCCCAGCAACTCAAGAACAAGGACATCCCCGAAGGCGGCGCCAAGGCCGTCATCCTCGTCCGCCCCGGTCAGACGATCAACCGCTGCGTGCGCGCCTTCGCCGATGGGCTGCTCGACCTGATCACCGACGACGAGAAGACCCAGTCGCGCATCGTCGATCACCTCGGCGTCAAGGAATGGATCTACCTCGGGCCCGACGAGAACATCACCCCCGGCCACATCAACTGGATCGTCGAGCGGGCCGCGGCGCGGGGCTACCGCTTCCCCAACGCGCTGATGAGCTCCAAGCCCGGGGCGGGAATCAATCACAAGGAATACGGCGTCACGAGCGAAGGCGTCAACGTCTTCCTCGAAGTCGCCCTCAAGTCCAACGGCATCGACCCGCGCAAGCAGCCTTTTACGCTCAAAATCACCGGCGGGCCCGACGGCGACGTGGCGGGCAATCTCATCAAGATCGTCATCCGCGACTACGGCAGCAACGTCAGGATCGTCGGCATCGCCGACGGCTTCGGCTGCGCGGAAGATTTGCAGGGCCTCAACCACCAGGAACTACTCCGCCTCGTGACCGCGAGCAAGTCGATTGCCGAGTTCGACCGCGGCCGCCTCTCGCCGCAGGGCGCGCTCACCCTCGTGTCCGACCCCGACGGCTCGCGCATCCGCAACGAGATGCACAACCGCGTGATCGCCGACGCGTTCGTGCCGGCCGGCGGGCGGCCAGAAACGATCAACGTCGCCAACTGGAAGAAGTTCCTCACCGCGGACGGCAAGCCCAGCAGCCCGATCATTGTCGAAGGCGCCAATCTTTTCATCACCGGCGAGGCCCGAAGGCTGCTGTTCGATACCGGCGTGATCATCGTCAAGGACTCATCGGCCAACAAGTGCGGCGTGATCTGCTCGAGTTACGAGATCATGGCCAGCCTCATGATCAGCCAGGCCGAGTTCCTTGAGATCAAGTCTCAGTACGTCCATGAGGTGCTCCAGCGATTGCGCGAGGTGGCCGGGCTCGAGGCGCGGCTGCTCTTCGAAGAGCGAAAGCGCCGGCCCACCACACCGCTGGTCGATCTGAGCATCCTGCTCAGCCGCGAGATCCGCCGCGTCAACGACGCGCTCACTGCCGACTACGAGCGCGTCGCCGAGAATCATCCCGATCTGGTTGAGCAGTGCATTACCGAACACATCCCGCCGTCGCTGCTGGCCAAGGCGGGCGACCGCGTGTGGACGGTGCTGCCCAAGTCTTACCGGCAGGAGATCGTCTGCGCCACCCTCGCTTCGCGCCTCATCTACCGCGAGGGTTTTGATTACTTCCGCGACACGCCCGACAGCCACCTCGTCGATCTCACGCTTGCGTACTTCCGGCGCGACCGGCACAACCGCGAACTCGTTGAGGAGATCAAGGCGTCCAGCCTCAAGCACGCGGCGGAGATCGCGGAACTGCTTCGCATCGGCGGCACGCGGGCGGGCCTGCACGTCGCGCCCAAGATCTGA
- a CDS encoding hydantoinase B/oxoprolinase family protein, whose amino-acid sequence MHDSSVWRLCIDTGGTFTDCLALDPQGREHRAKVLSTGALRATIVESIGTNQVRLRLPVDAPDDFFVGAMLRRIADSPRAARIGSFDARRNVVTTDSAAPMPTGLCEIETGLEAPVLAAHLVTRTPLNGLLPPMQLRLATTRGTNALLERRGGPTALLITAGFADLIRIGTQQRPDLFAIDILKPQPLHDAVVEVREQIDAGGLVLAPVDLDHLRDEAARLAARGISAAAVALKNAWLNDEHERTVEAVLREAGFESVTRSSAAAPLMRLLPRAETALVDAYLAPIIRGYIGRIGERIEADSIKVMTSAGGLAAAKHYRPCDSLLSGPAGGIAGAAAVARATGEQHVISFDMGGTSTDVARWAGEFEYDFEHHVGDARLLAPALSIESVAAGGGSVCWFDGHRLRVGPHSAGAAPGPACYGCGGPLTITDVNLLLGRVDERRFQTPLDHAAAVLRCEQLLTEVRRGAGEAIDETTLLTGLLAIANAHMADAIARISLRRGLDPAEHTLIAFGGAGGQHACAIADRLGMNRVIAPADAGLLSAAGLFDARVERFAQRQVLRPLDDVSPHDLAAMLADLDREAIELVERDCTADEPVEIRRRLAEMRVLGQDSTLTVEITDLPALGSGFAREHQRIFGYGPPGRIELESLRVIASTPAPQRRATPHTHRHDPPPATRAIHMRFDAADTSVPIIDREAFVSSSPVPGPALLVDDHSTTLVEPGWTCRRALGGHIIIERSVAATQQRPAEQAPTGDAINPIRLELFTNRFRGIVQDMGELLRRTAQSTNVKERLDFSCALLDAEARLVANAPHIPVHLGAMGCCVRAVRDAIALKPGDVAITNHPAFGGSHLPDITLITPVFDGDALLGYVANRAHHAEIGGTRPGSMPPAARTLAEEGVVIPPMLLARGGVVDWPAIRALLEDSPHPSRQVEMNLADLAAALAANRHGAEMLRQLARTHGPDVVAAFMAALRSQAADTTRQALAHLGDRVFHAAEQLDDGSALEVSITTRGGRAVIDFTGSCPTHAGNLNATPAIVHSAVMYVLRLLVGRPLPLNEGLLESVSMILPEDTILNPRFSADPARCPAVVGGNTETSQRLVDTLIKALGLAACSQGTMNNVLFGNERFGYYETICGGAGASEQREGADAVHTHMTNTRITDVEVLEHRYPVRVRQFAIRRASGGLGRHRGGDGVVREIEFLEPVALSVLTQHRTVPPFGCAGGESGACGRQSLIRTDSAVVELASIDGCDAKPGDRLIIETPGGGGWGKVT is encoded by the coding sequence ATGCACGACTCGAGCGTCTGGCGCCTGTGCATCGATACCGGCGGCACGTTCACCGATTGCCTCGCGCTTGATCCGCAGGGTCGGGAGCATCGAGCCAAGGTGCTCAGCACCGGCGCCCTGCGCGCGACCATCGTCGAATCGATCGGCACGAATCAAGTCCGGCTCCGGCTGCCGGTCGACGCGCCCGATGACTTCTTCGTTGGCGCGATGCTGCGCCGCATCGCCGACTCGCCCCGGGCGGCGCGCATCGGCTCGTTTGACGCCCGGCGCAACGTCGTCACGACCGACTCCGCCGCGCCAATGCCGACGGGTCTGTGCGAGATCGAAACGGGCCTGGAAGCGCCGGTGCTCGCGGCGCACCTCGTGACGAGAACGCCGCTGAACGGTTTGCTGCCGCCCATGCAACTGCGTCTCGCGACGACGCGCGGCACCAACGCACTGCTCGAGCGGCGCGGCGGCCCCACCGCCCTGCTCATCACCGCCGGCTTTGCCGATCTCATTCGCATCGGCACGCAGCAGCGTCCTGATCTGTTCGCCATCGACATTCTCAAGCCGCAGCCGCTGCACGACGCCGTCGTCGAAGTGCGCGAGCAGATCGACGCCGGCGGCCTCGTGCTGGCGCCGGTCGATCTCGATCACCTGCGCGATGAAGCCGCCCGACTCGCGGCGCGGGGCATCTCAGCGGCGGCGGTGGCGCTCAAGAACGCATGGCTTAATGACGAACACGAGCGGACCGTCGAAGCTGTGCTCCGGGAGGCGGGATTTGAATCTGTTACCCGATCATCCGCGGCCGCTCCGCTGATGCGCCTGCTGCCGCGCGCTGAAACGGCGCTGGTGGACGCGTATCTTGCGCCGATCATTCGCGGCTACATCGGGCGCATCGGCGAGCGCATCGAGGCGGACTCGATCAAGGTCATGACCAGCGCCGGCGGACTGGCGGCGGCGAAGCACTACCGCCCGTGCGACAGCCTGCTCAGCGGACCGGCCGGCGGCATTGCCGGCGCCGCAGCCGTGGCCCGCGCCACGGGCGAGCAGCACGTCATCTCGTTCGACATGGGCGGCACGAGTACGGACGTGGCGCGCTGGGCGGGCGAATTCGAATACGACTTCGAGCACCACGTGGGCGATGCGCGGCTGCTCGCCCCGGCGCTCTCTATTGAAAGCGTCGCCGCCGGTGGCGGGAGCGTGTGCTGGTTCGACGGCCACCGCCTGCGCGTCGGCCCGCACAGCGCCGGCGCCGCGCCGGGACCGGCCTGCTACGGCTGCGGCGGCCCGCTCACCATTACCGACGTCAACCTGCTGCTGGGGCGCGTGGATGAGCGGCGTTTCCAGACGCCGCTTGATCATGCCGCAGCCGTTCTCCGCTGCGAGCAGCTGCTCACCGAGGTTCGGCGCGGCGCCGGCGAGGCGATCGATGAAACGACCCTGCTCACCGGCCTGCTCGCCATCGCCAACGCGCACATGGCCGACGCCATCGCGCGCATCAGCCTGCGGCGCGGCCTCGATCCTGCCGAGCACACGCTCATCGCCTTCGGCGGCGCCGGAGGCCAGCACGCCTGCGCCATAGCGGATCGGCTCGGCATGAACCGCGTCATCGCACCCGCCGACGCCGGGCTGCTCAGTGCCGCGGGCCTCTTCGATGCGCGCGTGGAGCGCTTTGCGCAGCGCCAGGTGCTGCGCCCGCTCGATGACGTTTCGCCCCACGATCTGGCCGCGATGCTCGCCGACCTCGACCGCGAGGCGATCGAACTCGTGGAGCGCGATTGCACCGCCGATGAGCCAGTCGAGATCCGCCGCCGCCTTGCGGAGATGCGCGTACTCGGCCAGGACTCGACACTGACGGTCGAGATCACCGATCTGCCTGCGCTCGGCTCCGGCTTCGCTCGCGAGCACCAGCGCATTTTCGGCTATGGACCTCCGGGCCGCATTGAGCTCGAATCGCTTCGCGTCATTGCTTCAACTCCTGCGCCGCAGCGGCGCGCGACGCCGCACACGCACCGGCACGACCCGCCGCCCGCAACGCGCGCCATCCACATGCGGTTCGACGCCGCAGACACGAGCGTTCCGATCATCGACCGCGAAGCGTTCGTGTCCTCTTCTCCGGTCCCCGGCCCGGCTTTGCTTGTCGATGATCACAGCACCACGCTGGTGGAACCAGGCTGGACCTGCCGACGGGCCCTCGGCGGGCACATCATCATCGAGCGATCTGTCGCGGCCACGCAGCAGCGGCCGGCCGAGCAAGCCCCGACAGGCGACGCGATTAACCCCATCCGCCTCGAGCTGTTCACGAACCGGTTCCGCGGGATCGTTCAGGACATGGGCGAACTGCTCCGCCGCACCGCTCAATCGACGAACGTCAAGGAGCGTCTGGACTTCTCGTGCGCCCTGCTCGACGCCGAGGCGCGGCTGGTCGCCAACGCCCCACACATCCCCGTGCACCTGGGCGCGATGGGCTGCTGCGTCCGCGCCGTGCGCGATGCGATCGCGCTCAAGCCTGGCGATGTGGCCATCACCAATCACCCGGCATTCGGCGGCTCGCATCTGCCTGACATCACGCTCATCACGCCGGTCTTCGATGGCGATGCGCTGCTCGGCTACGTCGCCAACCGCGCCCATCACGCCGAGATCGGCGGCACGCGGCCGGGCTCGATGCCGCCCGCGGCGCGCACCCTGGCCGAAGAAGGCGTGGTGATCCCACCCATGCTCCTGGCGCGCGGCGGCGTGGTGGACTGGCCTGCAATTCGCGCGCTGCTCGAAGATTCGCCTCATCCTTCGCGCCAGGTGGAGATGAACCTCGCCGACCTCGCCGCAGCCCTCGCCGCCAACCGCCACGGCGCCGAGATGCTCCGCCAACTCGCCCGGACGCACGGCCCCGATGTCGTGGCTGCGTTCATGGCGGCACTGCGATCGCAGGCCGCCGACACGACGCGCCAGGCTCTGGCGCATCTGGGCGATCGCGTCTTCCATGCCGCCGAGCAACTTGACGACGGCTCGGCGCTGGAAGTCAGCATCACCACTCGTGGCGGGCGCGCGGTCATCGATTTCACCGGCTCGTGCCCTACGCACGCCGGTAACCTGAATGCGACTCCCGCCATCGTCCACAGCGCCGTCATGTATGTCCTGCGCCTGCTCGTGGGCCGACCGCTGCCGCTCAACGAGGGTCTGCTCGAATCGGTCAGCATGATTCTGCCCGAGGACACGATTCTCAACCCGCGCTTCAGCGCCGATCCGGCGCGCTGCCCGGCAGTGGTCGGCGGCAATACCGAAACGAGTCAGCGCCTTGTGGACACGCTCATCAAGGCGCTGGGCCTGGCCGCATGTTCGCAGGGCACGATGAACAACGTCCTCTTCGGGAACGAGCGATTCGGCTACTACGAGACCATTTGCGGCGGCGCCGGGGCGAGCGAGCAGCGCGAAGGCGCTGACGCCGTCCACACGCATATGACCAACACGCGCATCACCGACGTCGAAGTTCTCGAACATCGCTACCCGGTGCGCGTGCGCCAGTTCGCGATTCGGCGCGCCTCCGGCGGGCTCGGCCGCCATCGCGGCGGCGACGGCGTGGTGCGCGAGATCGAGTTCCTCGAACCCGTGGCGCTCTCGGTGCTCACGCAGCATCGCACCGTCCCGCCGTTCGGCTGCGCCGGGGGTGAAAGCGGCGCGTGCGGCAGGCAAAGCCTCATTCGCACCGACTCCGCGGTCGTCGAACTGGCTTCGATCGACGGCTGCGACGCAAAGCCCGGCGACCGCCTCATCATCGAGACGCCCGGCGGGGGCGGGTGGGGCAAGGTCACGTGA
- a CDS encoding rRNA pseudouridine synthase translates to MPRRRTSPYADKSRGVRIQKVLAEAGIDSRRHCEQLIEERRVSVNGTFIESLPAWVDPVNDRIEVDGHPVRRRRPDHPADHYYVMLNKPTNVVSTNSDPYGRRRAIDLVPLPGKPRLFCVGRLDADATGLLLLTNDGALANRLTHPRYEVHKTYEVVVKGSLDGEGVAALQRGIVLHDRRRNKVERTEPVRLKLLKRDRDRTHLTMELREGRNRQIRDMMAALDHPVRKVRCIAVGPLKLSGVALGQWRMLRAAEVSALRKAAGLGKPVRPKSKRTSGRRARSGQ, encoded by the coding sequence ATGCCCCGCCGCCGAACATCGCCATATGCTGACAAGTCGCGCGGCGTGCGCATTCAGAAGGTCCTCGCCGAGGCAGGCATCGACTCGCGCCGCCACTGCGAGCAACTCATCGAGGAGCGCCGCGTCAGCGTGAACGGCACCTTCATCGAGTCGCTGCCCGCTTGGGTCGATCCCGTGAACGACCGGATCGAGGTGGACGGCCATCCGGTGCGCCGCCGGCGCCCGGACCATCCCGCCGATCACTACTACGTGATGCTCAACAAGCCCACCAACGTGGTCTCGACCAACAGCGATCCGTACGGCCGGCGCCGGGCAATCGATCTCGTGCCCCTGCCGGGCAAGCCCCGCCTCTTTTGCGTCGGGCGGCTCGACGCCGACGCGACCGGCCTGCTGCTGCTGACCAACGACGGCGCACTGGCCAATCGCCTCACGCATCCGCGCTACGAGGTGCACAAGACGTATGAAGTCGTAGTCAAGGGCAGTCTCGATGGCGAGGGCGTTGCGGCCCTGCAGCGCGGCATTGTGCTGCACGACCGCCGCCGCAACAAGGTCGAACGCACCGAGCCCGTCCGCCTCAAACTGCTCAAGCGCGACCGCGATCGCACGCATCTCACCATGGAGCTGCGCGAAGGGCGTAATCGCCAGATTCGCGACATGATGGCGGCGCTCGATCACCCGGTGCGCAAAGTCCGGTGCATCGCGGTGGGCCCGCTCAAACTCAGCGGCGTGGCCCTCGGACAGTGGCGCATGCTACGCGCCGCAGAGGTGAGCGCGCTGCGAAAGGCCGCCGGCCTGGGCAAGCCGGTGCGGCCTAAGTCAAAGCGGACTTCGGGCAGGCGGGCGCGGAGCGGGCAATGA
- a CDS encoding DUF4286 family protein yields MRLHRGGDVLLYTVACEFDSVEVARQWVEWLEREHLADVCRAGAESAEVIRVDAASIAYQVQYRFRTRAAFESYERDHAPRLRAEGLKRFPLELGLRYSRSTGEVIARSAPACPKSALT; encoded by the coding sequence GTGAGATTGCACCGAGGGGGCGACGTGCTGCTCTACACCGTCGCATGCGAATTCGATTCCGTTGAGGTGGCCCGGCAGTGGGTGGAGTGGCTCGAGCGCGAGCATCTCGCGGATGTCTGCCGCGCGGGCGCCGAGTCGGCCGAAGTCATCCGCGTTGACGCGGCATCGATCGCGTACCAGGTGCAGTACCGCTTCCGCACTCGCGCTGCGTTTGAGTCCTATGAGAGGGATCATGCGCCGCGTTTGCGGGCTGAAGGGTTGAAGCGCTTCCCACTGGAACTCGGCCTGCGCTACAGCCGCTCGACGGGCGAGGTCATTGCCCGCTCCGCGCCCGCCTGCCCGAAGTCCGCTTTGACTTAG
- a CDS encoding NADH-quinone oxidoreductase subunit C — translation MNPTQIAAALEQKFPGRITASLPEDKHPRIHVEAANWREIAEFLARDPDLDFDFLLCISGVDYVGDDKLCAVYDLRSMTHKHEFAVKVYTDRNAPSIASVSDVWPAADWHEREIFDMFGIDFPGHPDLRRILLPEDWVGHPLRKDYVFPREYHGIPGSYELDWQQKPTYPA, via the coding sequence ATGAATCCCACGCAGATCGCCGCCGCCCTCGAGCAGAAGTTTCCCGGTCGTATCACGGCATCGCTGCCGGAGGACAAGCATCCGCGCATTCACGTCGAGGCTGCCAACTGGCGAGAAATCGCCGAGTTCCTCGCCCGCGATCCGGACCTCGATTTCGATTTCCTCCTGTGCATTTCGGGTGTGGACTACGTGGGTGATGACAAGCTCTGCGCCGTCTACGACCTGCGCTCGATGACGCACAAACACGAATTCGCGGTGAAGGTGTACACCGACCGCAACGCGCCGTCGATCGCGAGCGTTTCGGACGTCTGGCCCGCCGCGGACTGGCACGAGCGCGAGATATTCGACATGTTCGGCATCGACTTTCCGGGGCACCCCGACCTTCGGCGCATCCTGCTGCCCGAAGACTGGGTCGGCCATCCGCTCCGCAAAGACTACGTCTTCCCGCGCGAGTACCACGGTATTCCCGGCTCGTACGAACTCGACTGGCAGCAGAAGCCGACCTACCCGGCGTGA